From Paenibacillus polymyxa, the proteins below share one genomic window:
- a CDS encoding Flp1 family type IVb pilin, producing the protein MMMTIVAGSIRKLHKDEDGLGTLEMILIIAILIAVAIIFKDQIKKIVEGLLKKADKKSNDFMDS; encoded by the coding sequence ATGATGATGACAATTGTAGCAGGTAGTATTCGTAAATTGCACAAGGATGAGGATGGTTTGGGGACGTTAGAAATGATCCTGATCATTGCGATTCTGATTGCGGTGGCGATTATTTTTAAAGATCAGATCAAGAAAATTGTAGAAGGGCTGTTGAAAAAGGCGGATAAAAAAAGTAACGATTTTATGGATTCATAA
- a CDS encoding DUF6382 domain-containing protein translates to MFGLSRDFARNGGTFMILNKEGGLKTDDLNSVQTRMMTGNRIPGLLELRIKEVDFQIELHYDISGQRMLSQVWKGGNVSTSDFYRILFEVVDALHRSPQYMLNIRQFILHEDYIFISGSGTRKNVSLTYVPLCSVQYTQQTGSYFKQMVIRLMTRVAHLQGESIQRILDLCDRNEFELSALKELLLQGMATGEQSISGQAEGRSSVHSSHTIQDNDTDRGGRTYGQEHRETLQEIQELKRVNRLKQSAKSEENVEVGADNEMENEEVEPKSQKYKTYIALGCLLASAIVWRYIYLDHPETVPLLISIVLTLVLVAVAYISWTGKLERNRALSPFYSEAVPVLDSEWLGAASPAQRKNDRYQVDKLTGFVAGRHHHDKQSSDSSDQGQESWRWTFPDSESKSMGSRTTEDRGKVSTNYDLHEPSRKGAMRGNELDDSDTSEAYYKSLSGVTELLNTISKQETVLLRPDQEIPSPTVQHSPIACLDRKLSGSGETERIRLQPDQFVGGSFIIGRDPQLVQFVEHTNGVSRSHIELCIVTGGQSHIIKDLSSTNGTVLNGEPMVPYKEYTMKDGDTFKIAGVSYIYRLDSFKSSNAS, encoded by the coding sequence TTGTTTGGTTTAAGCAGGGATTTTGCTCGCAATGGCGGGACGTTTATGATTCTAAACAAGGAAGGCGGGCTCAAAACCGATGATTTAAATTCTGTACAGACCCGAATGATGACTGGTAATCGGATTCCCGGTCTGCTGGAACTTAGAATCAAAGAAGTCGATTTTCAGATCGAGTTACATTACGATATTTCGGGGCAACGTATGCTTTCCCAAGTATGGAAAGGTGGGAATGTGTCGACTTCTGATTTCTACCGGATTCTTTTTGAAGTAGTAGATGCTCTTCATCGTAGCCCACAATATATGTTAAATATCCGCCAGTTTATTTTGCACGAAGATTACATTTTTATAAGCGGTTCAGGCACAAGGAAGAACGTTAGTTTAACCTATGTTCCTTTGTGTAGTGTACAGTATACGCAACAAACAGGTAGCTATTTTAAGCAGATGGTTATTCGTTTGATGACTCGTGTGGCTCACCTTCAGGGAGAATCTATACAGCGCATACTTGATCTATGCGATAGAAATGAATTTGAGTTGAGCGCGTTGAAGGAACTACTATTACAGGGGATGGCGACTGGTGAACAGAGCATCAGCGGTCAGGCTGAAGGTAGATCATCTGTTCATTCCTCTCATACCATACAGGATAACGATACAGATCGTGGCGGAAGAACGTACGGCCAAGAACATCGGGAGACTCTGCAGGAAATTCAGGAGCTTAAGCGAGTCAATCGACTCAAGCAGTCCGCAAAATCAGAGGAGAATGTCGAGGTAGGAGCCGACAACGAAATGGAAAATGAAGAGGTGGAGCCTAAATCACAAAAATATAAAACATACATTGCTCTCGGATGTCTGCTCGCCTCGGCCATTGTTTGGCGTTATATTTATTTGGATCATCCAGAGACGGTGCCCTTGCTTATTTCGATTGTGCTAACTTTAGTGCTTGTCGCTGTTGCTTATATAAGCTGGACGGGGAAATTAGAGCGCAACCGAGCTTTATCTCCTTTTTATAGCGAGGCAGTACCTGTATTGGATTCGGAATGGTTAGGAGCTGCTTCTCCAGCACAGCGAAAAAATGACCGTTATCAGGTAGATAAGCTAACTGGGTTTGTAGCGGGACGCCATCATCATGACAAGCAATCATCCGATTCAAGTGATCAAGGACAGGAAAGCTGGCGTTGGACTTTTCCAGACTCAGAATCTAAAAGCATGGGAAGCCGAACGACGGAGGATAGAGGGAAAGTAAGTACAAATTATGACTTGCACGAGCCTTCGAGGAAAGGTGCCATGCGGGGAAATGAATTGGACGACAGCGATACTAGCGAGGCTTATTATAAGTCCTTGTCCGGGGTAACGGAGCTACTCAATACTATATCCAAGCAGGAAACCGTGCTGCTTCGTCCGGATCAAGAGATACCGAGTCCAACTGTTCAGCACTCGCCGATTGCTTGTTTGGATCGTAAGTTATCTGGGAGTGGAGAAACCGAGCGCATACGGTTGCAGCCAGACCAATTCGTTGGAGGTAGCTTTATCATCGGAAGAGATCCGCAATTGGTCCAGTTTGTAGAGCATACCAATGGAGTTTCCCGTTCTCATATTGAGCTTTGTATAGTTACAGGAGGACAAAGCCATATCATTAAAGATTTATCCTCGACGAACGGAACAGTGCTGAATGGAGAGCCTATGGTGCCTTATAAGGAGTATACTATGAAGGATGGAGATACTTTTAAAATCGCTGGAGTCTCTTATATTTATCGATTGGACTCTTTTAAATCCTCTAATGCATCTTGA
- a CDS encoding type II secretion system F family protein, which yields MGVVTLVCLVMLVLQVGGWVVLNQMYTAKYAHFRHMKLEGLRLQKLSVPFVHMLHVSRATHRLPLLMFKLQRSIQKLYGMRNSGEKTMLFLAEMLGYGYMVAAGGALISIMMGGEVTGLVLGLGLGVLVPVALVKDLHGKVQKRDQQILMELPELLSKMMLLVGAGETVQRALLHCVERKGADTVHPLYRELLQTVGEWESGYSFQQAFEHLSKRCGIQEVTIFTTTVLLNMRRGGSDFVMALRELSQTLWSKRTSISRTRGEQASSKLVFPMALILLTVIVLVGAPALMMMNM from the coding sequence ATGGGTGTGGTGACGTTGGTTTGTCTGGTTATGCTGGTTCTGCAAGTGGGAGGTTGGGTGGTGCTGAACCAAATGTACACTGCTAAGTATGCACATTTTCGCCATATGAAGCTGGAAGGACTGCGGCTGCAAAAACTTTCGGTGCCTTTTGTACACATGCTTCATGTTTCACGTGCCACTCATAGGTTGCCTTTGCTAATGTTCAAGCTACAGCGTTCAATACAGAAACTGTATGGTATGCGCAACAGCGGAGAAAAAACGATGCTTTTTCTGGCAGAAATGTTGGGGTACGGATATATGGTGGCTGCTGGTGGAGCTTTAATATCCATTATGATGGGCGGGGAAGTGACTGGACTGGTGCTTGGCTTGGGGCTCGGTGTTCTGGTGCCAGTAGCGCTGGTCAAGGATTTGCATGGAAAAGTACAGAAGCGGGATCAGCAAATCTTAATGGAATTGCCTGAATTATTGAGTAAAATGATGCTTTTGGTTGGTGCGGGAGAGACAGTACAACGGGCTTTGCTTCATTGCGTGGAGCGTAAAGGGGCGGATACGGTACACCCATTGTATCGGGAATTGCTGCAGACAGTGGGGGAATGGGAAAGTGGCTATTCCTTTCAACAGGCATTTGAACATCTGAGCAAACGTTGTGGTATTCAAGAAGTGACGATATTTACAACAACAGTTTTATTGAATATGAGGCGTGGCGGGAGCGATTTTGTAATGGCTTTACGTGAGTTATCTCAGACGTTATGGAGCAAGCGGACTTCGATTAGCCGCACAAGAGGGGAACAGGCTTCTTCAAAGTTAGTCTTCCCGATGGCACTAATTTTGCTAACGGTCATTGTGCTGGTGGGCGCTCCGGCTTTAATGATGATGAATATGTAG
- a CDS encoding DUF5702 domain-containing protein, with amino-acid sequence MFGKGRNTKDGESGAVTVFLILILAVMFGFIAVFIDYARIAALHVQTERLTHAAVRSVMSAYDPALQQEYGLFAYGEGGGEQIMVKVLNDSARRTARAEALPLMNMKLDSSSLQMERELGKYAIFNEQIREEMKYKAPVDFTMEVLEKLKPLSQNMKEASHTVDLLKRLQKLYDRREAKLDDMLEKQRKAGAYMEEVRKRIIKQRGTYMPNQYIWDPLEVVADIAAQYKHYVHVYEDNKKSVDDVKIMQMEKYTRKARKALDRLRQVMVQTGEEHDKLLLQAKEPLNEARQINEEMRKVIVQYKQRAANAGYDEVSAAPTPSGAGSNADPSVGSARQRAEDLLVPSNEFEQWEAGIEKQRIAINTANNRITSMMRTLSFYTDPFLNADMLKQEVASTLKEIDKYSNAYAWAGPANVLDGEARTMDTRRGPDKERKKMEREAKNKLKQAYRIIEVLSKGKQSAEQFRVVEQYYNESISFNQSSSSPSVSADLPYDTYDATGASMDSMDGLYEAASNLLIQLGDEFYQNEYALSYFHHVDFSRFGSLAGSGGNVGNAAQILGDQLEVNNQEVEYILYGFHNPTGNLAAAYGEIFAMRLAIRTMEGLVKNSSKGNPLVVLAAALLYGVEKAIEDMIMLAQKGDVPLSDFLKFRMTYKDHLRLFLMLHSNNERKMSRMLALIRLNTDVNPAERRTYAKGEVKNGMRLWFLPGVMKMLGTASKEGESIKGSVYYVTKTAHFSY; translated from the coding sequence GTGTTTGGTAAGGGACGAAATACAAAGGACGGAGAATCAGGTGCTGTCACGGTATTCCTCATTCTGATTTTGGCGGTCATGTTCGGTTTTATTGCTGTATTTATTGATTATGCTAGAATTGCTGCACTGCATGTGCAGACTGAACGGCTGACCCATGCAGCAGTACGGTCAGTGATGTCTGCTTATGATCCGGCATTACAACAGGAGTACGGTTTGTTTGCTTATGGTGAAGGCGGCGGCGAACAAATTATGGTCAAAGTGCTGAATGACAGTGCGCGGCGTACGGCGCGCGCGGAAGCGCTACCGCTAATGAATATGAAGCTGGATTCCAGTTCACTGCAAATGGAAAGGGAGCTTGGTAAATATGCCATATTTAACGAGCAGATCCGTGAAGAGATGAAGTATAAAGCGCCTGTCGATTTTACGATGGAAGTGCTAGAAAAGCTAAAGCCACTCTCTCAAAATATGAAGGAGGCTTCACACACGGTAGATTTGCTGAAACGGCTGCAAAAGCTGTATGACAGACGTGAGGCCAAACTGGATGACATGCTGGAGAAACAGCGTAAGGCAGGAGCTTATATGGAAGAGGTTCGCAAACGGATTATTAAACAGAGGGGGACATATATGCCTAATCAGTATATATGGGACCCACTTGAAGTTGTAGCCGACATTGCTGCTCAATATAAGCATTACGTACATGTATATGAGGACAACAAGAAGAGTGTGGATGACGTTAAAATCATGCAGATGGAGAAATATACAAGAAAGGCAAGGAAAGCACTGGATCGCCTGCGACAGGTCATGGTTCAGACTGGAGAGGAGCATGATAAGCTGCTTCTGCAAGCCAAGGAACCGTTAAATGAAGCCCGGCAGATTAATGAAGAAATGCGCAAAGTCATTGTTCAATATAAGCAGAGGGCGGCCAATGCAGGCTATGACGAGGTTTCTGCAGCCCCCACCCCAAGCGGAGCAGGCTCCAACGCTGATCCGTCTGTAGGAAGTGCCCGGCAAAGGGCAGAGGATTTGTTGGTTCCGAGCAATGAATTTGAGCAATGGGAAGCAGGAATCGAAAAGCAAAGGATCGCAATAAATACTGCTAACAATAGAATAACGAGCATGATGCGTACGCTGTCTTTCTATACAGATCCATTTTTGAATGCAGACATGCTCAAGCAAGAAGTTGCTTCAACGCTCAAGGAGATAGATAAATACTCAAATGCATATGCTTGGGCGGGACCCGCCAATGTACTCGACGGTGAGGCCAGAACGATGGATACGCGACGCGGCCCTGACAAAGAGCGCAAAAAAATGGAAAGAGAGGCAAAAAACAAGCTCAAGCAAGCTTATCGGATCATTGAGGTTCTTTCTAAAGGTAAACAAAGTGCTGAGCAATTTCGAGTAGTGGAGCAGTATTACAATGAAAGTATTTCGTTCAATCAGTCTTCATCCAGTCCATCTGTATCCGCTGATTTGCCCTATGACACCTATGATGCAACGGGGGCTTCCATGGATAGTATGGATGGTCTGTATGAGGCGGCATCTAACTTACTGATTCAACTGGGAGACGAGTTTTACCAGAATGAGTACGCGCTTTCTTACTTCCATCATGTGGATTTCAGCCGTTTTGGCAGTTTGGCCGGATCAGGTGGAAATGTGGGTAATGCTGCACAGATTTTAGGGGACCAGCTGGAGGTGAATAATCAAGAAGTTGAGTACATCTTGTATGGGTTTCATAATCCGACGGGTAATCTGGCAGCTGCCTATGGGGAGATTTTTGCTATGAGGCTTGCCATTCGAACGATGGAGGGACTGGTCAAAAACAGTTCAAAGGGTAACCCGTTGGTCGTTTTGGCGGCAGCTTTGTTATATGGAGTAGAGAAGGCGATTGAAGATATGATCATGCTGGCGCAAAAAGGGGATGTTCCTTTGTCTGATTTTCTGAAATTTCGAATGACTTACAAGGATCATTTGCGATTGTTCCTGATGCTCCATAGCAATAATGAACGAAAAATGTCCCGTATGCTTGCTCTGATCCGCCTGAATACAGATGTCAATCCAGCTGAGCGACGGACGTATGCGAAGGGTGAGGTCAAGAACGGGATGAGGCTGTGGTTTCTACCTGGAGTAATGAAAATGCTCGGAACCGCCTCCAAAGAAGGCGAGAGTATTAAGGGAAGTGTGTACTATGTCACGAAAACAGCGCATTTTTCCTATTAA
- a CDS encoding A24 family peptidase — protein MTWMYIVCGVLLAIALVTDLRSMKIPNKLTLPGIAVGLLFNTLFGGWHGFLFAIAGLGTGFGFMLILYWMGAVGAGDVKLFGLIGAWTGAAFAWQSALYSIFFAGIISIGILLWRRETIMRLRRVAFNLGGFFLFRSGKALTSGREAHLRFPFMTAVIPGAVSAYLYFLS, from the coding sequence TTGACATGGATGTATATTGTGTGTGGAGTTCTGCTGGCGATCGCGCTAGTGACAGATTTACGAAGCATGAAAATCCCTAATAAGCTTACATTGCCCGGTATAGCGGTGGGTTTGCTGTTCAATACTCTGTTCGGAGGCTGGCATGGTTTTTTATTTGCTATTGCTGGTCTTGGCACCGGCTTTGGATTCATGCTGATTTTGTACTGGATGGGAGCAGTTGGTGCAGGAGATGTAAAGCTGTTTGGCTTAATTGGAGCATGGACAGGTGCAGCTTTTGCGTGGCAATCGGCTCTATATTCGATTTTTTTTGCAGGCATTATTAGTATAGGGATTTTGCTATGGAGGAGGGAAACCATCATGAGATTACGACGCGTGGCGTTTAATTTAGGAGGATTTTTCCTATTTCGCAGCGGCAAAGCGCTGACTAGTGGGAGAGAAGCGCACCTCAGGTTTCCCTTTATGACGGCAGTCATTCCAGGAGCGGTCAGCGCTTATCTTTACTTCTTGTCATGA
- a CDS encoding pilus assembly protein — MSRKQRIFPIKQYLRQACGLKQREQGSIVLEASLVLPLFLFFIIFLIYMVQMTLVSTALQTTASETVKQVSAKIYPVSLAVETASAKIDAVRKPLDELPKLSVSEYASQFAAQLPPPIGDWVENAVQGGQKPLEELRGRLTEAALDPVLKPMLKPFMEKSILEYDRIHITSVHVPSLTETKDPYFRVELSYELPMKVPFLYRNIVLQAAAEERLWIGDTGEGAGTGDETGDKDAQHSIQLLVKPEPAVKGVYNLIKAKVEPGTNATLSVLYKSGESTAQHLGWTSANADGIVEWNWFVGTNTTPGQWSFVIETEDGQRIEVPFSVQKTTDG; from the coding sequence ATGTCACGAAAACAGCGCATTTTTCCTATTAAACAGTATCTACGGCAGGCTTGTGGACTGAAGCAGCGTGAACAAGGAAGTATTGTTTTAGAAGCGTCACTGGTGTTGCCATTGTTTTTGTTTTTTATTATTTTTCTCATTTATATGGTCCAAATGACACTGGTCTCCACAGCCTTGCAGACTACCGCTTCAGAAACGGTTAAGCAGGTTTCGGCTAAAATCTACCCGGTGTCTCTAGCCGTGGAGACGGCGTCCGCTAAAATAGATGCAGTCCGCAAACCGCTAGATGAACTTCCTAAGTTATCTGTGAGTGAATATGCAAGCCAATTCGCTGCCCAACTACCACCTCCAATCGGCGACTGGGTAGAAAACGCTGTTCAAGGCGGTCAAAAGCCGCTGGAGGAGTTGCGGGGACGCTTGACGGAGGCTGCACTTGATCCTGTTCTGAAGCCGATGCTAAAGCCTTTTATGGAGAAAAGTATTCTGGAGTATGACCGTATTCATATAACGAGCGTACATGTACCCTCTCTTACAGAAACTAAGGACCCTTATTTTAGAGTAGAGCTATCGTATGAACTACCGATGAAAGTCCCCTTTTTGTATCGCAACATTGTGCTCCAAGCGGCGGCTGAGGAACGTCTTTGGATTGGTGATACAGGAGAGGGAGCAGGTACAGGTGATGAAACAGGGGATAAGGATGCGCAGCATTCCATACAGTTGCTTGTCAAGCCTGAGCCTGCTGTGAAGGGTGTATACAATTTGATCAAGGCCAAGGTTGAACCTGGGACGAATGCTACCCTTTCTGTACTTTATAAGTCAGGTGAAAGCACAGCTCAGCACTTGGGCTGGACCTCAGCCAATGCAGATGGGATTGTTGAATGGAACTGGTTTGTAGGAACAAACACAACACCAGGTCAATGGAGCTTTGTAATTGAAACGGAGGATGGCCAACGTATTGAGGTTCCGTTTTCTGTGCAGAAGACAACTGATGGATAG
- a CDS encoding TadE family protein — MLCKLVQKEDGSFSLEASLVFPILLLVIFIMLFFCLYIYQKSILVQVASTASERAAYSWDNSFKDPRTGAFAQGQRDSLYWRLKDDVMLGALFGWAGANNQESVQVPGGNEGGSLPAQKLSNAENRMPAGMHGQMTYENSMIHRKVTTELNKIVEVPLLNQFLDQTDLQGKMSSGVVEPVEWIRTVELVRYYGAKFMGRGSGEKVDPAIVGKVLMQYGQNGQ; from the coding sequence ATGCTGTGCAAATTGGTACAAAAAGAGGACGGAAGCTTCTCCTTGGAGGCTTCCCTCGTCTTTCCCATTTTGCTGCTGGTTATTTTTATAATGTTATTCTTTTGCCTGTATATATATCAAAAATCTATATTGGTGCAGGTTGCCTCTACTGCTTCGGAAAGAGCCGCTTACAGTTGGGATAACAGCTTTAAGGACCCGCGTACGGGAGCATTTGCGCAAGGGCAACGGGATTCTCTCTATTGGCGCTTGAAGGATGACGTTATGTTAGGCGCCCTGTTTGGCTGGGCCGGAGCCAATAATCAGGAAAGTGTACAGGTACCGGGCGGCAATGAAGGAGGCTCGTTACCTGCTCAGAAGCTGTCCAATGCAGAAAATAGAATGCCTGCGGGTATGCATGGGCAGATGACATATGAGAACAGTATGATTCACCGTAAGGTGACCACAGAGCTAAATAAGATCGTGGAGGTACCTTTGTTGAATCAGTTTTTAGATCAGACAGATTTACAAGGAAAAATGAGCTCGGGTGTGGTGGAACCTGTGGAATGGATTCGTACAGTCGAGTTGGTCCGTTATTATGGTGCGAAGTTTATGGGTAGAGGCTCAGGTGAAAAGGTAGATCCGGCAATTGTAGGGAAAGTATTGATGCAATATGGGCAAAACGGTCAGTAA